One genomic segment of Vulgatibacter sp. includes these proteins:
- a CDS encoding beta-class carbonic anhydrase has translation MALLHEILEHNARFVHERNRAVTKVPQKKVAIFTCMDTRLVDFLEQAMGLGRGDAKMLKNAGNTLIDPQGGMIRSLVVAVHALGCEEVLVIGHTDCGMAQIDEVRLERSMLERGVPAEAIASLQPSLRDWLGAFHHPVENVQDVVKKIRENPLIPKNVPVHGLIFDPVAGKLQLLTEGYDAAAQGA, from the coding sequence ATGGCCCTTCTCCACGAGATCCTCGAGCACAACGCCCGCTTCGTCCACGAGCGGAACCGCGCCGTCACCAAGGTCCCGCAGAAGAAGGTCGCGATCTTCACGTGCATGGACACGCGGCTCGTCGACTTCCTCGAGCAGGCGATGGGGCTGGGGCGCGGCGACGCGAAGATGCTCAAGAACGCGGGCAACACGCTCATCGACCCGCAGGGCGGGATGATCCGCAGCCTCGTGGTGGCGGTGCACGCGCTGGGCTGCGAGGAGGTCCTCGTCATCGGTCACACCGACTGCGGCATGGCGCAGATCGACGAGGTCCGCCTCGAGCGGTCGATGCTCGAGCGCGGCGTGCCGGCCGAGGCGATCGCCTCCCTGCAGCCCTCGCTCCGCGACTGGCTCGGCGCCTTCCACCACCCGGTGGAGAACGTGCAGGACGTGGTGAAGAAGATCCGCGAGAACCCGCTCATCCCGAAGAACGTGCCGGTGCACGGCCTGATCTTCGATCCCGTCGCGGGAAAGCTGCAGCTCCTCACCGAGGGGTACGATGCTGCGGCGCAGGGCGCCTGA
- a CDS encoding SPFH domain-containing protein, with product MGLWDKLKQVTVGEAARLFLQRPDEAKGWVVYRWPDTNIRLGTQCTVEADEVAVFLRDGNVVGTLPPGRHTLDGQSIPWLSLLVDAVTGGNLFVCEVYFVTTRQLHGVKFGGEIGRVKDPETELRVRLRAFGACTVEVSNPVVLLTRQTGLGELRDDGERFKRIVGERVMLALSDDVGELVAKKGTALDLVLSGALKEELIEEAKRGVDGHLQEIGLQVAGFQRLEINPDDTDWQQLQHDAADLRAMRRDARRAQLMNEVEIERRAKLSQLAGGYQPMASGEAMIGAGAGLAQGGESSGTALGGAGLGIGLAMAGQLAQGLGNTMAHGAPVQQGGGMPSAPVVAGLPGANTAALTTCPSCQAQVPQGRFCGSCGTQLSPAACSCGAAFAPGAKFCSSCGKPAA from the coding sequence ATGGGGCTGTGGGACAAGTTGAAGCAGGTCACGGTCGGCGAGGCGGCACGCCTCTTCCTGCAGCGGCCCGACGAGGCCAAGGGCTGGGTGGTCTACCGCTGGCCCGACACCAACATCCGCCTCGGCACCCAGTGCACCGTGGAGGCGGACGAGGTCGCGGTCTTCCTCCGGGACGGCAACGTGGTCGGCACCCTGCCGCCAGGGCGGCACACGCTGGACGGCCAGTCGATCCCTTGGCTCTCGCTTCTCGTGGACGCCGTCACCGGCGGCAACCTCTTCGTCTGTGAGGTCTACTTCGTCACCACCCGCCAGCTCCATGGCGTGAAGTTCGGCGGCGAGATCGGGCGGGTGAAGGATCCGGAGACGGAGCTGCGGGTGCGGCTGCGGGCCTTTGGTGCGTGCACGGTGGAGGTCTCGAACCCCGTCGTCCTGCTCACCAGGCAGACCGGTCTGGGCGAGCTCCGCGACGACGGCGAGCGCTTCAAGCGGATCGTCGGCGAGCGGGTGATGCTCGCACTCTCCGACGACGTCGGCGAGCTGGTGGCGAAGAAGGGCACGGCGCTCGACCTGGTGCTCTCCGGCGCGCTCAAGGAGGAGCTGATCGAGGAGGCGAAGCGCGGCGTCGACGGCCACCTCCAGGAGATCGGCCTGCAGGTCGCGGGCTTCCAGCGCCTCGAGATCAACCCCGACGACACCGACTGGCAGCAGCTGCAGCACGACGCAGCGGACCTGCGCGCGATGCGCCGCGACGCGAGGCGGGCGCAGCTCATGAACGAGGTGGAGATCGAGCGGCGGGCGAAGCTCTCGCAGCTCGCCGGCGGCTACCAGCCGATGGCGTCGGGCGAGGCGATGATCGGCGCCGGCGCGGGCCTCGCCCAGGGCGGCGAGTCGTCCGGCACCGCCCTCGGCGGCGCCGGGCTGGGGATCGGCCTCGCCATGGCGGGGCAGCTGGCGCAGGGCCTGGGCAATACGATGGCCCACGGGGCGCCCGTACAGCAGGGGGGCGGCATGCCCAGCGCGCCCGTCGTCGCCGGCCTGCCCGGCGCCAATACCGCCGCGCTCACCACCTGTCCCTCCTGCCAGGCGCAGGTCCCGCAGGGCCGCTTCTGCGGCTCGTGCGGCACGCAGCTTTCGCCCGCTGCCTGCAGCTGCGGCGCCGCCTTCGCGCCCGGCGCGAAGTTCTGCTCCAGCTGCGGCAAGCCCGCCGCTTGA
- a CDS encoding DUF2231 domain-containing protein, whose amino-acid sequence MEPIYLHLTSVHVPVVGVGFTLFVLIYALARRSAEVARVGMWMAVGVALFTVVAYQSGESAEDAAEELPGVTDAWIEPHEEIAETALGVTIAAGVVALAGLVFSWRRRGRVPSWVTGVVLVPVLASVVLLIWTAQRGGQIRHTEIRKLDPPPAAAH is encoded by the coding sequence ATGGAGCCGATCTACCTGCATCTCACCAGCGTCCACGTTCCGGTGGTGGGCGTCGGCTTCACGCTCTTCGTGCTCATCTACGCCCTCGCTCGCCGCTCCGCCGAGGTGGCGCGGGTGGGGATGTGGATGGCGGTAGGCGTAGCCCTCTTCACGGTCGTCGCCTACCAGAGCGGCGAGAGCGCCGAGGATGCAGCCGAGGAGCTGCCCGGTGTCACCGACGCGTGGATCGAGCCCCACGAGGAGATCGCCGAGACGGCACTCGGCGTTACCATCGCCGCCGGCGTGGTCGCTCTGGCGGGCCTGGTCTTCTCCTGGCGCCGCCGGGGGCGCGTCCCCTCCTGGGTCACCGGCGTGGTGCTGGTGCCGGTGCTCGCCAGCGTGGTGCTCCTGATCTGGACCGCGCAGCGTGGCGGCCAGATCCGCCACACCGAGATCCGCAAGCTGGATCCGCCGCCGGCGGCGGCGCATTGA
- a CDS encoding lysophospholipid acyltransferase family protein encodes MKIPRLPIAAAGIVSATAVIAPSVMVAGFATLGKNHGTRVLPQLWAKWVLAACGADVAVVGMDRFDHKRNYVMVSNHVSLMDAPAIVAHAPQKVRFVAKKSLFYVPVFGQALWAAGNISVDRAKTGSATRKLREMSAKVGKEISVLFFPEGTRSAQAELMPFKKGATVMAIQAQVPVLPIAVAGTEEVLPKSTLEIRPGVIGLAFGKPIDVAGYTMKERDAFTRRVREAVAGLKIEAEAARQTRIAAKAG; translated from the coding sequence GTGAAGATCCCGCGCCTTCCCATCGCCGCCGCCGGCATCGTCTCCGCCACCGCCGTGATCGCGCCCTCGGTGATGGTGGCGGGCTTCGCCACCCTCGGAAAGAACCACGGCACCCGCGTGCTCCCGCAGCTCTGGGCGAAGTGGGTGCTGGCAGCGTGCGGCGCCGACGTGGCGGTGGTCGGGATGGACCGATTCGACCACAAGCGCAACTACGTGATGGTCTCCAACCACGTGAGCCTGATGGACGCGCCGGCGATCGTGGCCCACGCGCCGCAGAAGGTCCGCTTCGTCGCCAAGAAGTCGCTCTTCTACGTGCCCGTTTTCGGGCAGGCGCTCTGGGCCGCCGGCAACATCTCCGTCGATCGGGCGAAGACCGGCTCCGCCACCCGCAAGCTTCGCGAGATGAGCGCGAAGGTCGGCAAGGAGATCAGCGTGCTCTTCTTCCCCGAGGGGACCCGCTCGGCGCAGGCGGAGCTGATGCCCTTCAAGAAGGGCGCGACGGTGATGGCGATCCAGGCGCAGGTGCCGGTGCTGCCCATCGCCGTGGCCGGGACCGAGGAGGTCCTGCCCAAGAGCACGCTGGAGATCCGGCCCGGCGTGATCGGCCTCGCCTTCGGCAAGCCCATCGACGTGGCGGGCTACACGATGAAGGAGCGCGACGCCTTCACCAGGCGGGTGCGGGAGGCGGTGGCCGGGCTCAAGATCGAGGCCGAGGCCGCCCGGCAGACACGAATCGCCGCGAAGGCCGGCTGA
- the epmA gene encoding EF-P lysine aminoacylase EpmA produces MSNPPSARKFRAVRARNALYSAIRGYFADAGFDEVETPLLVPAPGMEPHITAFETRFVPEMGARGPERPLWLHSSPEYAMKRLLAEEWERIFFLGKVFRNGEIARTHNPEFTMLEFYRANLVDGPKAGRGYGPILVDIEEFTLRGAEALAGGTKIEWNGAPVDLTPPWDRLSVAEAFASRAGIELPLDGDAALLRARAQERGFDIPEAFTSFDDVFFAVFLTAIEPGLGWPRPTFLVDWPASMASLAKLRVDDPLVAERFELYIGGMELANGFFELNDSAEQRRRLEEEQRFRASLGKPVYPIDDRFVDAVGRMPTAAGVAVGIDRLLMLLGGFSSIDETLLFPACEEMT; encoded by the coding sequence ATGAGCAACCCGCCGAGCGCCCGGAAGTTCCGTGCCGTCCGGGCGCGCAACGCCCTCTACTCCGCCATCCGCGGCTACTTCGCCGACGCGGGCTTCGACGAGGTGGAGACGCCCCTCCTCGTTCCGGCCCCCGGCATGGAGCCGCACATCACCGCCTTCGAGACCCGCTTCGTGCCGGAGATGGGCGCCCGCGGCCCCGAACGCCCCCTCTGGCTGCACAGCTCCCCCGAGTACGCGATGAAGCGGCTGCTCGCGGAGGAGTGGGAGCGGATCTTCTTCCTGGGCAAGGTCTTCCGGAACGGGGAGATCGCCCGGACCCACAACCCCGAGTTCACGATGCTCGAGTTCTACCGGGCGAACCTCGTGGACGGGCCGAAGGCCGGGCGTGGGTACGGTCCGATCCTCGTCGACATCGAGGAGTTCACGTTGCGCGGCGCCGAGGCGCTCGCGGGCGGCACGAAGATCGAGTGGAACGGCGCGCCGGTCGATCTCACCCCGCCCTGGGACCGGCTCTCGGTGGCGGAGGCCTTCGCCTCGCGGGCGGGGATCGAGCTGCCCCTCGACGGCGACGCGGCGCTGCTCCGGGCGCGGGCGCAGGAGCGGGGCTTCGACATCCCCGAGGCGTTCACCTCCTTCGACGACGTCTTCTTCGCCGTCTTCCTCACCGCGATCGAGCCGGGCCTCGGCTGGCCGCGGCCCACCTTCCTCGTCGACTGGCCGGCGTCGATGGCCTCGCTCGCGAAGCTGCGGGTCGACGATCCGCTGGTGGCGGAGCGCTTCGAGCTCTACATCGGCGGCATGGAGCTCGCGAACGGCTTCTTCGAGCTCAACGACTCCGCCGAGCAGCGGCGGCGCCTCGAGGAGGAGCAGCGCTTCCGCGCCTCCCTCGGCAAGCCGGTCTACCCGATCGACGATCGCTTCGTGGATGCGGTGGGCCGGATGCCCACGGCTGCAGGTGTGGCGGTGGGTATCGATCGGCTGCTGATGCTGCTCGGCGGCTTCTCGTCGATCGATGAAACGCTGCTCTTTCCCGCCTGCGAGGAGATGACGTGA
- a CDS encoding HAD family hydrolase: MGRPAVFFDLGDVLVHLRLERGLQRFADLARCTLAEVRDAASVYHGEQAHRCYAGEISTEAFLRGLTARLGCPELAPALAVEAWCDIFDLWPEMESLAAEVIEAGHPTYLLSNTEPVHFELLRKQIPVLGRFTDLHLSYEVRAAKPDPRFYRLALERFSLPASSCLFVDDREENVEAARREGIGAVLHRGDVDEVRAFLRENGVRI, from the coding sequence ATGGGCCGGCCTGCCGTCTTCTTCGATCTCGGCGACGTGCTCGTCCACCTGCGCCTCGAGCGCGGGCTGCAGCGCTTCGCCGATCTGGCCCGGTGCACGCTGGCCGAGGTGCGCGACGCGGCGAGCGTCTACCACGGCGAGCAGGCCCACCGATGCTACGCGGGCGAGATCAGCACGGAGGCGTTCCTCCGCGGCCTCACCGCGCGGCTCGGCTGCCCCGAGCTCGCGCCGGCCCTCGCGGTCGAAGCGTGGTGCGACATCTTCGACCTCTGGCCGGAGATGGAGTCCCTCGCGGCGGAGGTGATCGAGGCGGGGCACCCGACCTACCTGCTCTCCAACACGGAGCCGGTCCATTTCGAGCTGCTCCGGAAGCAGATCCCGGTGCTGGGCCGCTTCACCGATCTCCACCTCTCCTACGAGGTACGGGCGGCCAAACCCGATCCCCGCTTCTACCGCCTGGCGCTGGAGCGCTTCTCGCTGCCGGCTTCCTCGTGCCTCTTCGTGGACGACCGCGAGGAGAACGTGGAGGCGGCGCGGCGCGAAGGGATCGGCGCGGTGCTCCACCGTGGCGACGTGGACGAGGTGCGGGCCTTCCTGCGCGAGAACGGGGTGCGGATCTGA